The proteins below are encoded in one region of Thermococcus peptonophilus:
- the deoC gene encoding deoxyribose-phosphate aldolase — MNKREIAKYIDHTNLKPYATKEDIIKLCDEAIEYGFYAVCVNPYRVKLAKDYLREKNANIKVASVIGFPLGATPTEVKVFEAKKALDDGADELDMVINIGALKDKDYEYVKNDIAEVVKVAHERGAKVKVIIETCYLTEEEKVKACELAKEAGADFVKTSTGFGTGGATVEDVRLMRKVVGPEIGVKAAGGIRTYEQALAMIEAGANRIGTSSGVKIVKGAPDE, encoded by the coding sequence ATGAACAAGAGAGAGATCGCAAAGTATATTGACCACACGAACCTGAAGCCATACGCCACCAAGGAGGACATAATCAAGCTCTGCGATGAGGCCATTGAGTATGGGTTCTATGCGGTCTGTGTCAATCCCTACAGAGTCAAACTTGCCAAAGATTACCTGAGGGAGAAGAACGCGAACATCAAGGTCGCGAGCGTCATAGGCTTTCCGCTTGGTGCGACTCCTACCGAAGTCAAGGTCTTCGAGGCAAAAAAGGCCCTTGACGACGGTGCAGATGAGCTTGACATGGTGATAAACATCGGTGCCCTCAAGGATAAGGACTACGAGTACGTCAAGAACGACATCGCAGAAGTTGTCAAGGTTGCCCACGAGAGGGGGGCCAAGGTCAAGGTAATCATCGAGACCTGCTACCTTACGGAGGAAGAGAAAGTTAAGGCTTGTGAGCTGGCGAAGGAAGCTGGTGCCGACTTCGTGAAGACATCAACGGGCTTTGGAACCGGGGGAGCAACGGTTGAGGACGTCAGGCTTATGAGAAAGGTCGTTGGACCTGAGATAGGCGTTAAGGCGGCTGGGGGGATAAGGACATACGAGCAGGCCCTGGCCATGATAGAGGCCGGCGCCAACAGGATTGGTACCTCCAGTGGGGTAAAAATAGTCAAAGGTGCTCCCGATGAGTGA
- a CDS encoding PadR family transcriptional regulator, which produces MSDSLVRNMFTVPMRNLILLIIGLKGETHGYEILKEIEKVSRGSWKPSHGNLYTMLNKMVEEGLIEPREEYHGKRKLVKYTLTEKGWNYLKEANELALQSLYIAVQYHEMLREKLKQMGYGKDIAVEAIDGYVELLDRVISILEAKKKSLLELKEKAEKGREKKSVTGTGS; this is translated from the coding sequence ATGTCAGACTCACTCGTGAGAAACATGTTCACAGTCCCAATGCGAAACCTGATACTGCTAATAATCGGCCTTAAAGGTGAGACACACGGTTACGAAATCCTCAAGGAGATAGAGAAGGTAAGCAGGGGGTCTTGGAAGCCGAGCCACGGTAACCTGTACACCATGCTGAATAAAATGGTCGAAGAGGGCCTGATAGAACCGAGGGAAGAATACCACGGAAAAAGGAAGCTGGTGAAGTACACTCTCACCGAGAAGGGCTGGAACTACTTAAAGGAGGCGAACGAGCTTGCGCTCCAGTCCCTCTATATTGCAGTTCAGTACCACGAGATGCTGAGGGAGAAGCTCAAGCAGATGGGATACGGGAAGGATATAGCAGTGGAGGCAATTGATGGCTACGTTGAGCTTCTGGATAGAGTCATTTCAATCCTTGAAGCCAAAAAGAAGAGCCTGCTGGAGCTTAAGGAGAAAGCGGAAAAGGGAAGAGAGAAAAAGTCCGTCACAGGAACGGGTTCCTGA
- a CDS encoding XTP/dITP diphosphatase, with amino-acid sequence MRLAFVTSNPGKVEEARKYFEPLGVEVYQLKVSYPEIQADTLEEVSEYGAKWLAQRVDGPFFLDDSGLFVEALKGFPGVYSAYVYKTIGYQGILKLLHGEKNRRAYFKSVIAYWDGELHIFTGRVDGKIATEPRGSGGFGFDPIFIPEGFDRTFAEMTTEEKNRISHRGRALREFANWLKENLK; translated from the coding sequence ATGAGGCTGGCCTTTGTGACGTCCAATCCCGGAAAGGTTGAGGAAGCAAGAAAGTACTTTGAACCGCTGGGAGTCGAAGTTTACCAGCTAAAGGTAAGCTATCCAGAGATACAGGCTGACACCCTTGAGGAAGTGTCCGAATACGGGGCTAAGTGGCTGGCGCAGAGGGTCGATGGACCGTTCTTTCTCGACGATTCAGGGCTCTTCGTTGAAGCTCTAAAAGGATTCCCAGGCGTTTACTCTGCCTACGTTTACAAAACGATCGGATACCAGGGGATTCTTAAACTCCTTCATGGTGAGAAGAACCGAAGGGCCTATTTCAAGAGCGTGATAGCCTACTGGGACGGCGAGCTACACATCTTTACAGGCCGTGTGGACGGCAAAATAGCAACGGAACCCAGGGGAAGCGGCGGCTTCGGGTTCGACCCGATTTTCATACCTGAAGGCTTCGACAGGACGTTCGCCGAAATGACAACGGAGGAAAAAAACCGTATATCACATCGCGGCAGGGCGCTGAGGGAATTTGCCAACTGGCTGAAGGAAAACCTTAAATAA
- a CDS encoding ornithine aminotransferase, whose product MVVRPNVKELPGKKAKEIIERNFKYLATTTQDPENLPIVIDHGEGIRVYDVDGNVFYDFASGVGVINVGHAHPRVVEAIKKQAEKFTHYSLTDFFYENAVVLAEKLIELAPGDIERKVVYGNSGAEANEAAMKLVKYGTGRKQFLAFYHAFHGRTQAVLSLTASKWVQQDGFFPTMPGVTHIPYPNPYRNTWGIDGYEEPDELTNRVLDFIEEYVFRHVPPHEIGAIFFEPIQGEGGYVVPPKGFFKALKKFADEYGILLADDEVQMGIGRTGKFWAIEHFGVEPDLIQFGKAIGGGLPLAGVIHRADISFDKPGRHATTFGGNPVAIAAGIEVVEIVKELLPHVQEVGDYLHKYLEEFKEKYEVIGDARGLGLAQAVEIVKSKETKEKYPELRDRIVKESAKRGLILLGCGDNSIRFIPPLIVTKEEIDVAMEIFEEALKAALK is encoded by the coding sequence ATGGTGGTTAGGCCAAACGTTAAGGAACTCCCTGGAAAGAAGGCAAAGGAAATTATTGAGAGGAACTTCAAGTACCTGGCGACGACTACTCAGGACCCCGAGAACCTCCCGATAGTCATTGACCACGGAGAGGGCATAAGGGTCTATGACGTTGATGGAAACGTCTTCTACGACTTCGCGAGCGGCGTCGGCGTTATAAACGTCGGCCACGCCCACCCGCGCGTTGTCGAGGCCATAAAGAAGCAGGCCGAGAAGTTCACCCACTACTCACTGACCGACTTCTTCTACGAGAACGCCGTCGTTCTGGCTGAGAAGCTCATCGAGCTGGCCCCCGGTGACATCGAGAGGAAGGTCGTCTACGGCAACAGCGGTGCCGAAGCCAACGAGGCCGCTATGAAGCTCGTCAAGTACGGAACCGGAAGAAAGCAGTTCCTAGCGTTCTACCACGCCTTCCATGGAAGGACGCAGGCAGTCCTCAGCCTTACCGCGAGCAAGTGGGTTCAGCAGGACGGCTTCTTCCCGACCATGCCGGGCGTTACACACATCCCCTACCCGAACCCATACAGGAACACCTGGGGCATTGACGGGTATGAAGAGCCCGACGAGCTGACCAACAGGGTTCTCGACTTCATCGAAGAGTACGTCTTCAGGCACGTCCCACCGCACGAGATCGGTGCAATCTTCTTCGAGCCGATACAGGGCGAGGGCGGCTACGTTGTTCCGCCGAAGGGCTTCTTCAAGGCCCTCAAGAAGTTCGCCGACGAGTACGGAATCCTCTTAGCGGACGATGAAGTTCAGATGGGCATAGGAAGGACCGGAAAGTTCTGGGCCATCGAGCACTTCGGAGTTGAGCCGGACCTCATCCAGTTCGGAAAGGCCATCGGCGGCGGCCTCCCGCTGGCTGGCGTCATCCACAGGGCAGACATAAGCTTCGACAAGCCCGGAAGACACGCAACGACCTTCGGCGGCAACCCAGTCGCGATAGCCGCTGGTATAGAGGTCGTCGAGATCGTCAAGGAGCTCCTCCCGCACGTCCAGGAGGTCGGGGACTACCTCCACAAGTACCTCGAGGAGTTCAAGGAGAAGTACGAGGTCATCGGCGATGCAAGGGGTCTCGGTCTCGCTCAGGCCGTCGAGATCGTCAAGAGCAAGGAGACCAAGGAGAAGTACCCCGAGCTGAGGGACAGAATAGTCAAGGAGTCGGCCAAGCGTGGACTGATTCTCCTCGGTTGCGGCGACAACAGCATCCGCTTCATCCCGCCGCTCATCGTTACCAAGGAAGAGATCGACGTGGCTATGGAGATATTCGAGGAGGCCCTCAAAGCGGCTCTGAAGTGA
- the eno gene encoding phosphopyruvate hydratase produces MENPFEITNVIAREILDSRGNPTVEVEVYTPISMGRAAVPSGASTGTHEALELRDGGSRYHGKGVRRAVENVNKIIAPEIIGMDVTWQRDIDTLMLELDGTENKSNLGANAMLGVSLAVAKAAANALGLPLYQYIGGTNAYIMPVPMSNVINGGVHAGNELDFQEFMIMPVGADSFREGIRWVSETYHVLKRVIAEKYGKNAVNVGDEGGFAPPLKEPHEPLDLLIEAIEEAGYKPGNEIAFALDPASSEFFDKEKGKYIVAGKEYDKGELLELYKELVSTYPILSIEDPFHEEDWEGFVMITRELGNRIQIVGDDLFVTNPKRIRKGIEMGAANALLLKVNQIGTLSEAIDAAYTAFRAGYGVVVSHRSGETEDATIADLAVALNAGQIKTGAPARSDRNAKYNQLIRIEEELEGIAVYPGKKFRNPFL; encoded by the coding sequence ATGGAGAACCCGTTTGAGATAACCAACGTTATAGCGAGGGAAATCTTGGACAGCAGGGGAAACCCAACAGTTGAGGTTGAGGTCTACACTCCGATAAGCATGGGCAGGGCTGCAGTTCCCAGTGGGGCTTCAACCGGAACCCACGAGGCGCTTGAACTCCGCGACGGTGGAAGCAGGTACCATGGGAAGGGCGTCAGGAGAGCCGTGGAAAACGTTAACAAGATAATCGCCCCCGAGATCATCGGAATGGACGTCACCTGGCAGAGGGACATCGACACCCTCATGCTCGAGCTCGATGGGACGGAGAACAAGAGCAACCTTGGTGCCAACGCCATGCTCGGCGTTTCTCTGGCAGTTGCCAAGGCCGCCGCAAACGCCCTCGGACTGCCGCTCTACCAGTATATAGGCGGAACCAACGCCTACATCATGCCGGTTCCGATGAGCAACGTCATCAACGGCGGCGTTCACGCCGGCAACGAGCTGGACTTCCAGGAGTTCATGATAATGCCGGTTGGAGCGGACTCCTTCAGGGAGGGAATAAGATGGGTTTCCGAAACCTATCACGTCCTCAAGAGGGTCATAGCCGAGAAGTACGGGAAGAACGCGGTCAACGTCGGCGACGAGGGAGGCTTTGCCCCCCCGCTGAAGGAGCCTCATGAGCCGCTCGATCTCCTCATAGAGGCCATAGAGGAGGCTGGATACAAGCCAGGGAACGAGATAGCCTTTGCACTCGACCCAGCATCAAGCGAGTTCTTTGACAAGGAAAAAGGCAAGTACATAGTTGCCGGCAAGGAGTACGACAAGGGGGAGCTCCTTGAGCTCTACAAGGAACTTGTCTCAACGTATCCGATACTCTCGATAGAGGACCCGTTCCACGAGGAGGACTGGGAAGGCTTCGTCATGATAACCAGAGAGCTCGGAAACAGGATACAGATAGTCGGCGACGACCTCTTCGTCACCAACCCGAAGCGCATTAGAAAGGGTATTGAGATGGGCGCCGCTAACGCACTCCTCCTCAAGGTAAACCAGATAGGAACGCTGAGCGAGGCCATAGACGCCGCTTACACCGCCTTCAGGGCTGGCTACGGAGTCGTCGTTTCCCACAGGAGCGGAGAGACGGAGGATGCAACAATAGCCGACCTCGCTGTGGCACTCAACGCCGGTCAGATAAAGACCGGTGCCCCAGCAAGGAGTGACAGGAACGCCAAGTACAACCAGCTTATAAGGATTGAGGAGGAGCTTGAGGGCATAGCGGTCTATCCTGGAAAGAAGTTCAGGAACCCGTTCCTGTGA
- a CDS encoding adenosine-specific kinase: MVRIEVIDIEKPEGVEVIIGQGNFSIFTVDDLARALLTAVPGIKFGIAMNEAKPQLTRFTGNDKELEELAAKNAVKIGAGHVFVILMRNAFPINVLNTIKNHPAVAMVYGASENPFQVIVAETDLGRSVLGVVDGKAANKIETEEQRKERRELVEKIGYTIH, from the coding sequence ATGGTGAGGATAGAGGTAATTGATATTGAAAAGCCCGAGGGGGTTGAAGTCATAATCGGGCAGGGCAACTTCTCAATCTTCACGGTTGATGACCTCGCTAGGGCTCTTCTGACGGCAGTTCCGGGGATAAAGTTCGGGATCGCGATGAACGAGGCGAAGCCACAGCTCACCCGCTTCACGGGAAACGACAAGGAGCTTGAGGAGCTCGCCGCCAAGAACGCCGTGAAGATAGGAGCCGGCCACGTCTTCGTCATCCTCATGAGGAACGCATTCCCAATAAACGTCCTCAACACCATCAAGAACCACCCTGCAGTTGCGATGGTTTACGGGGCCAGTGAGAACCCGTTCCAGGTCATAGTGGCCGAGACGGATCTTGGAAGGAGCGTCCTGGGCGTCGTGGACGGCAAGGCCGCGAACAAGATCGAGACAGAGGAGCAGAGAAAGGAGCGCAGGGAGCTTGTTGAAAAGATCGGCTACACAATACACTGA
- a CDS encoding family 4B encapsulin nanocompartment shell protein — MSEILEVIERIIEELRAEGMNPDIMLAGPQFIEYSKDALKQMNLKIYRIEELGYDAVIADSNYLGQIKKASRRVSVEPLLEEKEVWNELKKLDV, encoded by the coding sequence ATGAGTGAGATACTTGAAGTGATAGAGAGGATAATAGAGGAGCTAAGAGCCGAAGGAATGAACCCCGACATAATGCTGGCAGGCCCGCAGTTCATAGAGTACTCAAAAGATGCCCTAAAACAGATGAACCTCAAGATATACAGGATTGAAGAGCTGGGCTACGATGCAGTCATTGCGGATTCAAACTATCTGGGCCAGATAAAAAAGGCTTCACGAAGGGTTTCCGTTGAACCCCTACTCGAAGAAAAAGAAGTGTGGAACGAGCTCAAAAAGCTCGATGTCTAA
- a CDS encoding radical SAM protein, which yields MVETRKKLKIYIPGIKFPSVSLTGNTCALNCAHCGKHYLEGMRKPERGELLDYCLKLARDGYNGCLLSGGMDGRLKVPLDFYAEEIREIKRRTNLKLNAHVGFIDESDLEWVKYVDVVSLDFVADDDVIKRVYKIDKTVEDYLRILNLLTEAGVRVAPHITIGLDFGKIHWEYKAIDLLVKYPIDVLVLDVLIPTKGTEMENVPKPSVEESLEVVKYARERFDGELSIGCMRPLGRWRLEFDKGAILAGVDRLTNPPRKVIEWAKTIRDVEIIYECCVM from the coding sequence ATGGTAGAGACCAGAAAAAAGCTCAAGATCTACATTCCCGGAATTAAATTCCCCTCAGTCTCACTCACCGGAAACACCTGTGCCCTGAACTGTGCCCACTGCGGAAAGCACTACCTCGAAGGCATGAGAAAGCCCGAGCGCGGTGAGTTGTTGGACTACTGCCTCAAGCTCGCTAGAGATGGATACAACGGCTGTCTCCTGAGCGGTGGCATGGATGGGAGACTTAAAGTTCCACTCGACTTCTATGCGGAGGAGATAAGGGAGATCAAAAGGAGGACTAATCTGAAGCTCAACGCCCACGTTGGCTTTATCGACGAGAGTGACCTGGAGTGGGTTAAGTACGTTGATGTCGTGTCCCTTGACTTCGTTGCCGATGATGACGTGATAAAGCGCGTTTACAAGATAGACAAGACCGTTGAGGACTATCTGAGGATTCTTAACCTGCTAACAGAAGCCGGTGTAAGGGTCGCTCCACACATAACCATCGGCCTCGACTTCGGGAAGATTCACTGGGAGTACAAAGCCATAGACCTGCTGGTAAAATACCCAATAGACGTGCTCGTTCTCGACGTTCTCATCCCGACGAAGGGGACGGAGATGGAGAACGTTCCAAAGCCGAGCGTCGAGGAGAGCCTTGAAGTCGTTAAGTATGCGCGCGAGAGGTTCGATGGTGAGCTGAGCATAGGCTGTATGAGGCCGCTCGGAAGGTGGAGGCTGGAGTTTGATAAGGGGGCCATTTTGGCCGGCGTTGACAGACTGACGAATCCGCCCAGAAAAGTTATCGAATGGGCAAAAACGATAAGGGACGTTGAGATAATCTACGAGTGCTGCGTCATGTAG
- a CDS encoding Lrp/AsnC family transcriptional regulator, producing the protein MTGGLDAIDVKLLNELKENARENIASLSKKLGIPRTTVHYRIKRLVDEGIIEKFTVKPNYKKLDLGTTAFILARYDPDSGLTQREVAERIAALDGVYEVHIISGEWDMIIKVRAPNAEEVGKIVVDKLREIKGIEQTVTMVSFVTVKEEL; encoded by the coding sequence ATGACGGGGGGATTGGATGCCATAGACGTTAAACTGCTGAACGAACTGAAGGAGAACGCCAGGGAGAACATAGCCAGCCTCAGCAAGAAGCTCGGGATTCCGAGGACTACAGTCCACTACAGAATAAAGCGCCTCGTGGACGAGGGTATCATAGAGAAGTTCACGGTGAAGCCTAACTACAAGAAGCTTGACCTGGGGACTACTGCATTCATCCTGGCCCGCTACGACCCTGATTCAGGCCTCACCCAGAGGGAGGTTGCCGAGAGGATAGCGGCCCTCGATGGTGTCTATGAAGTCCACATAATCTCTGGAGAGTGGGACATGATAATAAAGGTCCGCGCTCCAAACGCTGAGGAGGTCGGTAAGATCGTTGTTGATAAGCTAAGGGAGATAAAGGGAATCGAGCAGACAGTTACAATGGTCTCGTTCGTTACAGTGAAGGAAGAGCTGTGA
- a CDS encoding ECF transporter S component: protein MADIITELANYTPYVFLVAVLVFLAYIWANRTKFKSVNTIAIAGITAALVAVATNVIKVPTPATGGYINLGDTMVMFTAMLFGPVIGAFAGGVGSALGDVMGGYPGWAPVTLVVKGIEGLVVGYVAKRMPGNSGLIVGGTIGGLLMVTGYFLFEAYAFGVPAALEEVPGNLLQAVTGVLVGTVLTNAIKKRYPEVEALI, encoded by the coding sequence ATGGCGGATATAATAACTGAGCTTGCGAACTATACCCCATATGTTTTCCTTGTAGCGGTGCTGGTTTTCCTAGCGTACATCTGGGCCAACAGGACGAAGTTTAAGAGCGTTAACACAATAGCCATAGCCGGCATTACTGCCGCTCTCGTGGCCGTGGCAACGAACGTTATTAAAGTTCCAACGCCGGCAACAGGAGGGTACATAAACCTCGGCGACACTATGGTCATGTTCACGGCGATGCTCTTCGGTCCTGTTATCGGAGCGTTTGCGGGTGGCGTTGGTTCGGCACTCGGCGACGTCATGGGCGGCTATCCTGGATGGGCGCCGGTAACACTCGTCGTTAAGGGCATCGAGGGACTTGTAGTTGGATACGTGGCAAAGAGGATGCCAGGGAACTCGGGACTCATCGTTGGTGGAACAATAGGTGGGCTTCTGATGGTCACCGGCTACTTCCTTTTTGAAGCCTACGCCTTTGGGGTCCCGGCCGCACTTGAAGAAGTACCTGGCAACCTCCTTCAGGCAGTTACGGGAGTTCTCGTTGGTACGGTACTCACGAATGCAATAAAAAAGAGATATCCAGAAGTGGAGGCGCTAATTTAG
- a CDS encoding MMPL family transporter: MAWNDWIAKHPKIVLAAWIVLILIMAPLAGKLSELTDYSTEQMVSHEIESIKVQDIMSEEFSKAQNPNMTYLLITNITVNNENARKAYYSFKNRVEGKYASNVTSYYDALDMLWDMDYELTLNITRMTANMTGVLYRSVKGAQDGYGTLLNQLLLLKNTTDTMKTSLVATAQGYLALKSNLTSIYTQLNMTSGLLQMADGIYVQLCTQNPNMTTPERTQALQNELIAKLPESQWAIVPEVVQAVTSADPYCTGTLLSDKGLLENTTVELVYGMITSAGTSFPFEIPKEVLFQLYESGGDETAIDTMAQNMLKAQIAEQMNGLAPSPEALADIIVSEVAKDPYGVVSGEKLEDATVRVVLALSPQKTEETEKIVRELYSGADPRELAKELFMRGMQEQMKNQTIPEEFAGVINDLIEQVIQNYPMSEEELEELVKDTVKSLVSDYAKNNPYGVELNFDQNLLVDIAFKFKDNPEAITREDVRPLAEELWPVFREKAGTYLSMLKSDDNTTLLITFVPFGRPGPSGDEFKYLAQNATEVKKIALEEFGKYFPDVKGALGGTPVQMHEMTEYGEKDNQKTSQASIVGALIVLFILMGGALLATFLPFTGVATSALTALGIAYLLARGGFLNIGSWAEMLTITTALGLGIDYSTYYVHRFKEYIAEGYDHEKAVAEALRRAKDAVLASAFTDIIAFASFVLAWEFPIFQQMGIIAPLAVVTVLIASLTFIPAITALIGDKSWFWWPRHIKHIKTMDVHERSKIAEWVIKHAKAILLIGLLIAVPATYTFFTFEGTHDISLFLPEGSETLTFMHLSQEKFGASVMSPNYVIIDLGHKITDDDLKLIDEITGHIAEMTGVKAVYSPTRPYGEPVSNLTLSAIKSLGGERFISKGETMIMIQIDPVYAPTDEKAKELVKSLRTYMSELEKEGKIKEGLVGGGAALSMDLSDRISDIFWHRIIPVALVLMFISLIPTLKGLPAVISTMITIFLGVMTSIWVSTWLFGKVFNQEVMWFLPLMVFVVLMGVGIDYNSFYLVKARDEFERREPEEALIVAAGTMDTLVIGLAVVLASTYGALMLSSTWGTREIGFALSAGVLLTATMAVYFIGPAFMSLFGEKAWWPLFKKGKEAERK, translated from the coding sequence ATGGCCTGGAACGACTGGATAGCGAAGCACCCCAAGATCGTGCTGGCGGCGTGGATAGTCCTCATACTCATCATGGCACCGCTCGCAGGAAAACTGAGCGAGCTTACCGACTACAGTACTGAGCAGATGGTGTCCCACGAAATCGAGTCTATCAAAGTCCAGGACATCATGAGTGAGGAATTTTCAAAGGCCCAGAACCCAAACATGACGTACCTCCTCATCACGAACATCACCGTGAACAACGAGAACGCGAGGAAGGCCTACTATTCTTTTAAAAACCGGGTTGAGGGCAAATACGCCTCCAACGTGACATCATACTATGATGCCCTAGACATGCTCTGGGACATGGACTACGAGCTTACCCTCAACATAACTAGAATGACCGCCAACATGACCGGCGTTCTCTACAGGAGTGTCAAAGGTGCCCAAGACGGCTATGGGACACTGCTGAATCAGCTACTCCTCCTAAAAAACACGACTGATACAATGAAGACCAGCCTCGTTGCGACAGCTCAGGGGTATCTTGCCCTCAAGAGCAACCTAACGTCCATTTACACCCAGCTCAATATGACTTCAGGACTGCTCCAGATGGCAGATGGCATCTACGTCCAGCTCTGCACTCAGAACCCGAACATGACAACCCCGGAAAGGACACAGGCACTCCAGAACGAACTGATTGCCAAGCTACCCGAAAGCCAATGGGCCATTGTTCCTGAGGTTGTGCAGGCGGTTACCTCTGCCGATCCCTACTGCACGGGAACACTCCTCTCCGACAAGGGACTCCTTGAGAACACCACGGTTGAACTCGTATACGGCATGATAACGAGTGCCGGAACTTCCTTCCCATTTGAGATTCCCAAGGAGGTTCTCTTCCAGCTCTACGAAAGCGGCGGTGACGAGACTGCAATCGACACCATGGCACAGAACATGCTCAAGGCCCAAATAGCAGAGCAGATGAACGGCCTTGCTCCAAGCCCCGAGGCCCTTGCCGATATCATTGTGAGCGAGGTTGCCAAAGATCCTTATGGGGTAGTAAGCGGTGAAAAGCTCGAGGACGCCACAGTTAGGGTGGTCCTTGCCCTGTCTCCCCAGAAGACGGAGGAAACTGAGAAGATAGTCAGGGAGCTATACAGCGGTGCCGATCCAAGGGAGCTCGCAAAGGAGCTGTTCATGAGGGGAATGCAGGAGCAGATGAAGAACCAGACGATCCCAGAGGAGTTCGCTGGAGTTATAAACGACCTCATTGAACAGGTCATCCAGAACTACCCGATGAGTGAGGAGGAACTCGAAGAACTCGTGAAGGACACAGTTAAGTCCTTGGTATCTGACTACGCCAAAAACAACCCCTATGGGGTTGAACTCAACTTCGACCAGAATCTCCTAGTGGATATCGCCTTCAAGTTCAAGGACAACCCCGAGGCAATAACCAGAGAAGATGTCAGGCCCCTGGCTGAAGAGCTCTGGCCCGTCTTTAGGGAAAAGGCCGGAACCTACCTGAGCATGCTGAAGAGCGACGACAACACGACGCTCCTGATAACGTTTGTCCCGTTCGGAAGGCCCGGCCCGAGCGGTGACGAGTTCAAGTACCTCGCCCAAAACGCGACTGAGGTCAAGAAGATAGCACTTGAGGAGTTCGGAAAGTACTTCCCGGACGTCAAGGGCGCCCTTGGGGGTACACCCGTCCAGATGCACGAGATGACGGAGTATGGAGAGAAGGACAACCAAAAGACGAGCCAGGCGAGTATTGTTGGCGCGCTCATTGTGCTCTTCATACTGATGGGTGGGGCCCTGCTGGCTACGTTCCTTCCCTTCACCGGTGTCGCCACCTCTGCACTCACGGCCCTCGGAATAGCCTACCTCCTGGCCAGGGGAGGCTTCTTGAACATAGGAAGCTGGGCGGAGATGCTGACCATAACGACCGCCCTCGGTCTTGGAATTGACTACTCGACCTACTACGTTCACCGCTTCAAGGAGTACATAGCTGAGGGCTACGACCATGAGAAGGCCGTCGCAGAGGCCCTTAGGAGGGCAAAGGACGCCGTTCTGGCGAGCGCCTTCACCGACATCATAGCCTTCGCCAGCTTCGTTCTGGCATGGGAGTTTCCAATATTCCAGCAGATGGGCATAATCGCGCCTCTTGCCGTTGTTACTGTCCTCATAGCGAGTCTTACATTCATTCCCGCAATAACAGCACTCATCGGCGACAAGAGCTGGTTCTGGTGGCCGAGGCACATAAAGCATATCAAGACCATGGATGTCCACGAGAGGAGCAAAATAGCGGAGTGGGTCATAAAGCATGCCAAAGCCATCCTGCTCATCGGTCTGCTAATAGCAGTCCCGGCAACATACACGTTCTTCACCTTTGAAGGCACCCATGACATAAGCCTCTTCCTACCAGAGGGCAGTGAGACCCTAACCTTCATGCATCTGAGCCAGGAGAAGTTCGGTGCCTCAGTAATGTCCCCTAACTACGTGATCATAGACCTTGGACATAAGATAACCGACGACGACCTTAAGCTGATCGACGAGATAACGGGGCATATAGCGGAGATGACTGGCGTCAAGGCAGTCTATTCACCGACGAGGCCGTACGGTGAACCGGTCAGCAACCTGACACTGTCGGCCATTAAATCCCTGGGTGGGGAGAGGTTCATCTCAAAGGGAGAGACTATGATCATGATACAGATTGACCCGGTCTACGCTCCAACCGACGAGAAGGCAAAGGAGCTCGTCAAGAGCCTCAGAACTTACATGTCCGAACTTGAGAAGGAGGGCAAGATAAAGGAGGGCCTCGTCGGCGGCGGAGCGGCCCTTTCTATGGATCTCAGCGACAGGATCAGCGACATCTTCTGGCACAGGATAATCCCAGTGGCGCTTGTGCTGATGTTCATATCCCTCATACCAACCCTCAAGGGACTTCCAGCTGTGATCTCCACAATGATAACGATATTCCTCGGCGTCATGACGAGCATCTGGGTCTCAACGTGGCTCTTTGGCAAGGTCTTCAATCAGGAGGTCATGTGGTTCCTGCCGCTGATGGTCTTCGTCGTGCTCATGGGAGTCGGCATCGACTACAACAGCTTCTATCTCGTGAAGGCCAGGGACGAGTTCGAGCGCAGGGAGCCGGAGGAGGCGCTGATAGTCGCCGCCGGAACCATGGACACCCTCGTTATAGGACTGGCGGTAGTCCTTGCAAGCACCTACGGGGCGCTGATGCTCAGCTCAACTTGGGGCACCAGGGAAATAGGCTTTGCCCTATCAGCTGGAGTACTGCTGACGGCCACGATGGCCGTGTACTTCATAGGGCCAGCTTTCATGAGCCTCTTCGGCGAGAAGGCCTGGTGGCCGCTGTTCAAGAAGGGCAAGGAAGCCGAGAGGAAGTGA